A single genomic interval of Puntigrus tetrazona isolate hp1 chromosome 1, ASM1883169v1, whole genome shotgun sequence harbors:
- the sfrp2 gene encoding secreted frizzled-related protein 2 encodes MLAYLLLLVTLSLPARLNALHGLYAFDQPELFQKKSNCKPIPGNLLLCHDIEYTNMRLPNLLGHETMNEVLQQASSWTPLVQKQCHPDTKKFLCSLFAPVCLDDLDEPIQPCRSLCESVKSGCAPVMAAYGFPWPDMLDCARFPLDNDLCIPPAGADVAPVTKEVPRVCDACKEKPENDNEIVDSLCKNDFALKIKVKEISYMNGDTKIIPETKSKTIYKLNGGATDRDFKKMVLWLKDGFQCLCDEINDINAAYLVMGQKMDGNFVITSLKRWQKGQREFKRISRSIRKLQC; translated from the exons ATGCTCGCGTATCTGCTCCTGCTGGTTACGCTGTCCTTACCTGCGCGTCTAAATGCGCTTCATGGATTATACGCCTTCGATCAGCCCGAGCTCTTTCAGAAAAAGAGCAACTGCAAGCCCATACCTGGAAACCTGCTCCTGTGCCATGACATCGAGTACACGAACATGCGTCTGCCTAACCTCCTCGGACACGAAACCATGAACGAGGTTCTTCAACAGGCTTCCTCCTGGACACCTCTGGTGCAGAAACAGTGTCATCCGGACACCAAGAAGTTTCTCTGCTCTCTTTTTGCACCGGTGTGTCTGGATGATCTGGACGAGCCAATTCAGCCGTGCAGGTCGCTGTGTGAGAGCGTAAAGAGCGGCTGCGCTCCGGTGATGGCCGCGTATGGGTTCCCTTGGCCGGACATGCTGGACTGCGCTCGCTTCCCTCTGGATAATGACCTGTGCATACCACCTGCTGGCGCAGATGTAGCGCCAGTCACCAAGGAAG TTCCAAGAGTGTGTGATGCCTGCAAAGAAAAGCCTGAGAATGACAATGAAATTGTGGACAGCCTGTGCAAAAATGACTTTG CTTTAAAGATCAAAGTTAAAGAGATCTCCTACATGAATGGCGACACCAAGATCATTCCAGAAACCAAGAGCAAGACTATCTACAAGCTGAATGGTGGTGCCACTGACCGTGACTTCAAGAAGATGGTGCTTTGGCTGAAAGACGGTTTTCAATGTCTGtgtgatgaaataaatgacatcaaTGCTGCTTATCTGGTGATGGGCCAGAAGATGGATGGAAATTTTGTCATCACGTCACTGAAGCGCTGGCAGAAGGGTCAGCGGGAGTTTAAGAGAATTTCTCGTAGTATTCGCAAGCTTCAGTGCTAG